ttttttcctcttcttcttcttctccctcaCTGCTTAGCTCaatgatttctttttcatcttcctcctcctcaCTACTCTCAATCTCAATAACTTCTTTTTCTGCTCTTCTCTTGCTCCTGCTCACCACTGctttgcattcctctttaggTTTAACATcggtattagccctaaattggttcttttCTGTGGTTTCCACCCTCTTTGATAGTTGACCAATCTGCATCCCCAAAGTTGTGAAATCtgcatcagtattagccctaaatctaaataatttctttttctgctcTTCTCTTGCTCCCGCTCAACACTGTtttgcattcctctttagggttaacatcagtattagccttAAATTGGCTCTTTTCTGTGGTTTCCGCCCTTTTTGATAGTTGACCAATCTGCATCTCCAAAGTTGTGAAATTGGCTTGATGATACGCAAAGTGAGAATCAtaaaccttcataaatttatcaaatttatcattaagGTCTCTCACATTCTCTGTCAAGCTGGCCATTTGTTGTAACAAGgatggttgttgttgtggtttATTGTTGAAAAGGCCTCCTGTTTGCCTAGATGGGTTGTTTTGACCCTGTCTGatactaggatggttcttccCACCTTGGCTatagttaccttggttgaaatttccccaCCTATATTGGAACTGATTACCCATATACTTTGCCTCTTCTTGCATATCTTCCGACAccgcacattgaccattgatatggtaaccaccacagaaatcacaaagttgttgagccTGAGACACATTCCTGATCTTCTTTGGAAGTTGAGTGAGAATCTTTGTCAAATTATTCAATTTCTGAGTGAGAAGGTGATACTGAGCTAGTAATGCATCATCAGCAGGCAAATGTAGGACTCCCCTCTTTGGAATTGTTGCACCCCTTTCATTATGAGTCCCTTGCTCATTCACTGCCATACTTTCAATTAAATCATAAGCCTCGTCCTCAGTCTTTTTCTTTATGTCACCTCGAGCTGAAGTgtctaacatcatcttagactgtgtactaaggcctccaaggaatgcaagcaCCAAAGTTGTtttgtcaaacccatgaacaGGAGTTTTTCTCAACAAgcctttaaacctatcccatgccTGTCCAAGGGTTTCCTCCATCCCCTATCTGAAGGAAGAAATCTCCAACTTTCCTTGACTAATCTTTGACTACTAAAAATACTTATTCAGAAATTTGGACGCCACAGTCTCCTATGTTGTGAAGCTTCCTTGTGGGAATGAATTTAACCACAGCTTAGTGTTGCCTCCTAGTGAAAAAAGGAGCAAGCTGAGTTTGATCCTGTAATCTGAAACTCCAATCATCTTTACTgtattacaaatttcattaaacgttgtcaaatgatcatatggattctcatttgataagccatgaaattggttgctctgcACCAGATGGATTAATGTAGGATTTAGCACCATGTTAGTTGTGTTGTCCCTTGGCATGGCTATACTGTTAAAGTGCAACGGTCCAACAACATTTGACGCATCTAGAAGTGTGCGTCTAGAACGAACTTGCTCTGCCATCTCTTCTTCTGTCCTTGGTGAGGATGCCTCCGGTGAGGGTTGTAATAGCCTTTCAGGAGAAGGGAATAGTTCTCTAAACGGACGTCTAACTTTCTTCCCCCTCCTATCACTCAAGCCTTCTAGAAGAGGTTGACTTTTCTTGCTTCTGGTTTGAACTACTTCCTGAATGCACAAGAAACAacaaccctaaaagcacttttatataaaaaaaaataaaaattaaacaaaaactaaaagcaaaatatatacaaagtcaaatttaatcaatttacactacttgaaaagttaaaccacgagtccccggcaacggcgctaaaaacttgttaacccccaagcaagtgtaccagatcgtatcaagattgtttcccaagggactcttaggctttatctttcatgtaaattgattgcataagacttgagtaaagattgaatttagggttttggatgcaaaatctaaaataaacatgcaaatgcaaattaaatcaattcgtaaataaaagatatgtatgaatggggttgttggggtttacaatttcatccttatccatcctcttatatatactattcttattaaattcgctttattatcaatgtcatgcaactttctagaTTACTCTAAACCTGAttcctcggtgaaaagagcctattaccaattactagtttaccattcctagtcatgataacggttgaaaaaccattattttcatacttaattttgatatcaaatgcacccttattaacttagaaacttgcttggaattatgatttttctttagttttgtgaataaaagagttgaggacatgttttatgattttatcattaaattcgcttgattttgtaggttttcggaatgaattgaaagaaaggttgaagtatcaaatggttggagtgtagaagagtcaaacagaatgcagaaaagtcaaccagtcaaccatagtactgaaaagtcaaccagaatgcagaaaaagtcaacaaaacGAGTTTTGGGCCaatttgtgtgttttttatgatctgtttgggcttggacctgttttctattatatttatgtcctatttaaagtCCAGAacatcttagggtttgtatcatTTGATTGCTTAGACAcggaaacacacttttcacccctttgagggtagatttggagatggtgacaactctcctttttctcctctttagggtttctatctccattatttcattccattcacctagtttctccatgacgatggggaacaAGACCTTATTTGTTGCtagggaaagatgtaacctctaaactctcttatattgaaattcttattttattcatgtgcttgcatatgcttatattatcaattgttgggttccttacctttgcttaatgcttttattgtttaactcattcgataaatgttgtttgtctctattgatacagAGACGTAgagtaatgtcatgaattggggggaattccttgattatgctaataccgcctagtaggacgatcaattgtattttgctttcatttatcatgcattgctagttactaggggaggctagagatagcaagccagtaattagtaataggctcttttctccaagagattgggtttagggtagactaaaaaagtatgcatggcaattagataataaagcaaatttaataagaaaagtacaTATATGAGAGTGGTTGGGTGAAATTTGAACCCTAGCAACacatccatctcatattatcaccatcatccatccacttttgtgtttaacatcaattgatcaaattgcattcatgtttatttttccgtacttaatattcaaaaaccccaaaatattgttcttatagtcttgatttcTTAAGCAAAatcacaacagtttagtgccatgaatctcttgggaaaacgatacttggacttaccatgttattattacttgatacgatctggtacatttgccagagtgttaacaagcttttggcgtcgttgtcggggactcgtggtataactattctatgtgtgATTCTTAACCGATTAGACTTTCAatctttctttctatctatctttatgttttttcgttctgtttttatttttctatctttatataaaaaaaacaaatatatatatatatatatatatatatatatatatatatatatttctgtttttatttttctgtttttatctttttgtttttttaacaaaaaaacgaaaataaaataaaataaaataatatattttccttattcttctccttattcttctccttattcctctcctcattcttctcctcattcttctcctcattcttctcctcatctttccatctttctatctttctgcttattcttctccttatctttccatcttctatctttctatctattttcctttctattttatttttatctttttatctttatctttatctttctaaaacaaacgaaaattaaaataaaaaaaaaattatattttttactttttttattttttgggctaattttgtgctctaATTTTGGGCTATCATCACTACCatgagcacaagatcatcaggaggcagataaggaaggagaattggttcaccaacaccctaatgtgaaaagtgacaaacccaaacctggcacacaaagtgaaattcaagaataggttatgggttgtcaaaactatcaaagcaaaaaGAGCTCTTAaagttggtgacaaggaaatttccgaaattttgttggtgtcatgaaggaaggaagaaaaccaacataaaatatcaacacctactaatgggtgcttgggctttaccgggtcaagctaatgacgttaaagaagcgcttgctgggaggcaacccagatTCTAACCTAGTttctgaatttattttattttattttattttttaggttaaatgttgcttctgatggtagtgatgatagcatctactgatgaatgcttctacaacatctactgatggatgttaggtgatttgGCATCTACTTATGGAAgccaatgaagataagaaagattagcatctactgatggatgatATATGGCTagacatctattgatggatgtcaCTGAAAGCATTTACTAATGAATGCCACTGGGATAACATCTACTATAGGATActggaaggtacacctactgatgggtgctagaaagggatgtcatcctcctcatcaggaaagaggatcaagactgtgggaacaagaggaaggaatcaaagttggagcagctgaagctccatcTATGGAGGAAGATGTTGAGGATGACGATTTTGAAAAAGGAGATGAGATAGCATTTACTTATGGATGTTATCTGCACTAGAACAGGATTttctatctttcatttttgcatttatttgtttctgtttagtagtgtaggattgatgaacttggttggacactatatctgatgcagtggtttgatattgatattttttgcATGATGgttattgcttgatgatgctttgtattgatgatgttgagaatgTGCACTATATGTTGTTATACAAATAGTAGTTCataagctatgtgaacagatgcatgatgatgttgtgattgtgattatgatgctaagtaggatgTTTATCTAGAATATCTGGAATAACGATTGAGCCTATGagtgaggtttttgagctctagagtatttgttgatatatttgctatctacttgaaagcatgaatgattttgcctctgtttctgtgattgattgaattgcatgtatgtgtcatatgatcaaggccgtttTTTATAAGCCCTTTtctagcaaaaaaaaaatcgtcccacatgaaaaagaacatcttatgttctaccctttttgaacctaagccttaaacaggatgagaacccttgctttgaaaatctttgccttgagttaggttgagaaatatttttgtggTATTGTTaaaagttcaagtttggggttattgggagaattgaaaaagaaaagaaaagttatacATTGAGCttatgtgttgaaaagaaaatgcatgagaaaagatgaaaaagatagaaaaagcaaagcatgaaaagaaaagctcaatgtgaagaaaaaggaaagttgggaatgagtgagattggaaAAAatagagtttgtgcttgaactatgaatgtatagataaatctcttaactcaagggttttgtgatctagaaaaaccaattttccttgttagcccaaccacattataagccttgaaaattccttgtgatgacatgtgtatgtgatgatgtttgattgtggcaaatgaaaggcaactttgttttatgtgacatgtggatagtagagggataGAGTGACCTTTATACACCTTTAAGTGAAACACTTGAgtgtttgagtgaaacactttactTGGTGAGGAAgaattccatgaattcatgattatatttatgcttagctaattgatcattcatgataatagcatctgttggaagattatgtgattgtgttaacaccatgatgagtaaattgaatcaaagcatgtgcacatcatgactaaattctattgatgagttgatttgagtgattacctatcttgaaagaaagagcttttgattgtgttgaaccattgtgatgatttgtggaagactaagtttcatcttgtttgcttgaggacaagcaaagtttcaagtttggggttgtgataacagttgaaaaaccattattttcatacttaattttgatatcaaatgcacccttgttgagttaaaaacttgcttggaattatgatttttctttagttttgtgaataaaagagttgaggatatttttatgatttcatcattaaatttccttgattttgtaggtttttagaatgaattgaaagaatggttgaagtatcaaatggttggagtgcagaaaagtcaaccagaatgtagaaaagtcaactggtcaaccaaaaaagtcaatcagtcaactagagtgctgaaaagtcaaccagaatgaaGACAAAGTCAACAAAACGAGTTTTGGGCCAGTTTGTGcgttttttatgatttgtttgggTTTGGACCTgtattctgttatttttatgtcctatttaaaggccagaacatcttagggtttgtatcttttgatggcttagacacagaaacacatttcacccctttgggggtagatttggagatggtgacaactctcctttttctcctctttagggtttctatctccaTTCTTTCAATgcattcacctagtttctccatgacgatggggaactaaaccttatttgttgttggggaaagatgtaacctctaaactctcttatattgaaattcttattttattcatgtgcttgcatatgcttatattatcaattgttgggttccttacctattcttaatgcttttatcgtttaactcattcggtaaatgttgtttgtctttattgatacagagacatacaataatgtcatgaactggggggaattccttgattatgctaataccgcctagagataggggtagaacgatcaattgtattttgcttccgtttatcatgcattgctagttactaggggaggctagagatagcaagccagtaattagtaataggcacttttcaccaagagattgggtttagggtagactaagaaagtttgcatggcaattagataataaagtgaatttaataagaaaagtacaTATATGAGAGTAGTTAagtgaaatctgaatcctagcaacaaatccatctcatattatcaacatcatccatccacttttgtgtttaacctcaattgatcaaactgcattcatgtttatttttccgtacttaatattcaaaaaccccaaaatattattgttatagtcttgattggttaaacAAAAGCAGAACAGTTTAatgccatgagtctcttgggaaaacgatacttggacttaccatgttattattacttgatatgatctggtacacttgctagagtgttaacaagtctccctagcaattaccaATGCATTAAAGtatagaagcttaaagcaattgatcgtcctactcctattcctaggcagtatttcattatcaagagaattcttatcagttctagattttcccgtacgttcccgtatcgacaaaatcaaatatcataacaccgaatgagttaaacgatgtaagcattatcatcagaaaagaaaacccaaacaattgataaaaaaaacatgtgaatataataagaagtttgatacaagagagtttcaaaaggatttacattgttccccaacaacaaagggattagttcaccatcaacatggtgaaactagatggaattaatggaaaagatgaaagagtaaaccctagatttgataaattggagcctaagcatccaagaaaccgccttCAAGGAGTGTATAAAGTGCTCTAgagtcttcctctgccaaaagattactctaagggtcgcactagggctatttataacatagaaaagtaacagaattttggcccaagcccatcatttaggcgcttAGCGCCCAGTTTACCGCTCAGCGATGGCCCTCATAATCGCAGGGCACTCAACGATGGAAACTAGCGCTCGGCGCTGCCCTCAGAATCGTAGAACGCTCAGCATTGTTGCTCAAGCGAGAAACAGTGGCTGCCTCCTCGAAGCTGGCACTCAACGCTGgaattggcgttgagcggtggaccTTACTcatcttttgcttcttttctcatcctttcttgagtctaagtcctcccttcttcacttccatcttccaattctcatcaaatcctacaaaagtaatgtaaaacaagcataatatctctaaaaacctcttttgactctcttatgactaaactaagtgttttgcatgattataagctcattctaagccataaagggtgtgatttgatatcaaatttaagtataaaaataacagtttttagacagTTATCATGAAGCCACCGACGGGCGGTGTACTAGTGGGCCTAGGCTAAATTTCTgatatttttctgagttataaataCATTTGCACGAATCGAAGAagctatcttttggcagaaaggacgcaGAAACACATTCATCTCACCTTGGAGGCaaattttggatgcggaagctccaatttatcaattctagggttatcttttctataattttcattcaattcatctagattcaccatgactatggtgaactaaacccttttgttgttggggaacgatgtaatcctatttgaaactctcttatattgaaattcttactttattcatatgctttgtttatcaattgtttgagtttttcctccattatatttgcatgctttgtttaagacattattcaatagcataatcttttattctttctatatggacacatatagttaggtctagacatgagggaattctcttgatagcaaTATTACTTAGACATAAGAATAGGAGGATCAATTGCCTTAAGTTTATGTGCGAATTAcgtaatgcatgaataattgttagggagactagacatagtaaactagtaattaggagtagactctaGTTATCAAGATATTGATAGTAAGGGAttttagaaagtggcatgaacattgataacaaattcGAATTTACTAAGAATAGTAggtatttgagagtggattaggatgaaaccataaaccccaacaacatcattcatccatattgtTCAACTGCCGATTGATCAATTCtcacatgcatgtttattttccgttttgcatttaaaactcaaattgtCGTTTATTCCagtcttatgatttcaaaacatcacacgaacgtttaggcctaagagtcctttgggaaacgaaaCTCAGACTtctgttttattattacttgatacgatctggtacacttgccagagtgttaacatcTAAACATGAGTGAATTCTCTcggtagcaatattacctagacatagggataggaggaccgattgccttaagcttctgtgcgaattatgtaatgcatgatcaattgctagggagactagacatagtaaactagtaactAGGAGTagtctcttttcaccaagatattgggattagggtaaattagaaagtggctttgacattaatgaaaaattcgAATTCTTacatatatgagagtggattaggatgaaatcataaagcccatcaacataattcattcatacatcattcacctgcgttatcttttggtcaattgatcaaatcctttgcatgcatatttaattttcgtttttgcattataaaaccctaatttttgttattcaagtcttaaataatcaagaaatcacatgaaagtccaggcctatgagtctctagggaaacaatacttggtattaccacttattattacttgatacgattcggtacacttgctggatgatgaaggttgaaaaacagttattttcagatgttaatttggaccaaattacgccctttactacttggaatgagcctagaatcaagcaaaactcaataaatgagtctgtagagagtcaaaagttgtttttagcacttttatgcttgttttgcattattttgtagctattttgagaaagttaagaatggagttaaagatacaggtcgttgactcaagaaaagagcagaaaaatgaagatttgaagagtcgacgcaccgcccggNNNNNNNNNNNNNNNNNNNNNNNNNNNNNNNNNNNNNNNNNNNNNNNNNNNNNNNNNNNNNNNNNNNNNNNNNNNNNNNNNNNNNNNNNNNNNNNNNNNNNNNNNNNNNNNNNNNNNNNNNNNNNNNNNNNNNNNNNNNNNNNNNNNNNNNNNNNNNNNNNNNNNNNNNNNNNNNNNNNNNNNNNNNNNNNNNNNNNNNNNNNNNNNNNNNNNNNNNNNNNNNNNNNNNNNNNNNNNNNNNNNNNNNNNNNNNNNNNNNNNNNNNNNNNNNNNNNNNNNNNNNNNNNNNNNNNNNNNNNNNNNNNNNNNNNNNNNNNNNNNNNNNNNNNNNNNNNNNNNNNNNNNNNNNNNNNNNNNNNNNNNNNNNNNNNNNNNNNNNNNNNNNNNNNNNNNNNNNNNNNNNNNNNNNNNNNNNNNNNNNNNNNNNNNNNNNNNNNNNNNNNNNNNNNNNNNNNNNNNNNNNNNNNNNNNNNNNNNNNNNNNNNNNNNNNNNNNNNNNNNNNNNNNNNNNNNNNNNNNNNNNNNNNNNNNNNNNNNNNNNNNNNNNNNNNNNNNNNNNNNNNNNNNNNNNNNNNNNNNNNNNNNNNNNNNNNNNNNNNNNNNNNNNNNNNNNNNNNNNNNNNNNNNNNNNNNNNNNNNNNNNNNNNNNNNNNNNNNNNNNNNNNNNNNNNNNNNNNNNNNNNNNNNNNNNNNNNNNNNNNNNNNNNNNNNNNNNNNNNNNNNNNNNNNNNNNNNNNNNNNNNNNNNNNNNNNNNNNNNNNNNNNNNNNNNNNNNNNNNNNNNNNNNNNNNNNNNNNNNNNNNNNNNNNNNNNNNNNNNNNNNNNNNNNNNNNNNNNNNNNNNNNNNNNNNNNNNNNNNNNNNNNNNNNNNNNNNNN
This portion of the Vigna radiata var. radiata cultivar VC1973A unplaced genomic scaffold, Vradiata_ver6 scaffold_95, whole genome shotgun sequence genome encodes:
- the LOC106753023 gene encoding uncharacterized protein LOC106753023, with the translated sequence MEETLGQAWDRFKGLLRKTPVHGFDKTTLVLAFLGGLSTQSKMMLDTSARGDIKKKTEDEAYDLIESMAVNEQGTHNERGATIPKRGVLHLPADDALLAQYHLLTQKLNNLTKILTQLPKKIRNVSQAQQLYMQEEAKYMGNQFQYRWGNFNQGNYSQGGKNHPSIRQGQNNPSRQTGGLFNNKPQQQPSLLQQMASLTENVRDLNDKFDKFMKVYDSHFAYHQANFTTLEMQIGQLSKRAETTEKSQFKANTDIGQLSKRVETTEKNQFRANTDVKPKEECKAVVSRSKRRAEKEVIEIESSEEEEDEKEIIELSIKALHQIPVYSKRIKYYLGEVIDLDEEEIEEHEAYTRPKKRKHPTKIKDLGSLTLPCVIGDVDKIGGLVLKPSILSVMVADGSTKWPIGMVEDVIVRVEHLEFLVDFIVMDMDTEERIPVILGRPFMKTAKLVMIIYDGRIMLKDQENVLMYTGSEENIAWKKMRAKYKASRRDDAARGDTGTNDDCNFLQVPKEEDIDKGIQLDLKEATLQPGAKVKYKEKEWLVKELKEKGVMEIERPYSRLVKEVDKRQLMSWSDEGINVGEKT